A region of Bacteroidota bacterium DNA encodes the following proteins:
- a CDS encoding MFS transporter, with protein MKRIVARYLSIPPVIIHLMMADFFIQIINAAFTLLLNYEMLDHGFKDYEITSMVSNRYLTVLLCSLPLAILAKGKRLKPFMLAGAISSPIVALLLIWGIHYHNTELIRMLMSLWGITFSLLQILVLPYVLLNGSKEHQTESFALFFSAGNITTILVGILSFLLPQINLMFNTELLLIIYSALGFLGIIFILRLPDKENLGVRVPVANLHTNHDWGLIFKAVVPTFIIALGAGFTIPFINLFFENVHGMKSASFSLMNSAAFTLVALGGFIVPEIKKRFGYRVAITLVQAFAIIALFIMGTTEWYNHTPYGIMIAVGTFIIRQPLMNMAGPMTSELTLSYVGERNREMISALNAAIWSGCWFASAKIFSILREANIAYSNIIFITVVLYIIGVAWYHGLIKAHERNSVGVKA; from the coding sequence TTGAAGCGCATCGTCGCCCGCTATCTTTCTATCCCTCCAGTGATTATCCATCTGATGATGGCGGATTTCTTTATCCAAATTATCAATGCGGCTTTTACGCTTTTGCTGAACTATGAAATGCTTGATCATGGTTTTAAGGACTACGAAATCACCTCTATGGTCAGCAACCGATATCTGACGGTGCTGCTTTGCTCACTGCCCCTAGCCATATTGGCAAAGGGGAAAAGGCTAAAACCTTTTATGCTGGCGGGGGCTATCTCATCGCCCATCGTTGCTCTTCTTTTGATTTGGGGAATTCATTATCACAATACGGAACTCATCCGTATGTTGATGTCTCTTTGGGGTATCACGTTTTCCCTCTTGCAGATTCTGGTCTTACCCTATGTGTTGCTAAACGGAAGCAAGGAGCACCAAACAGAATCCTTTGCGCTGTTTTTTTCAGCCGGTAACATCACTACTATTTTGGTAGGGATACTGAGTTTTCTTCTTCCACAAATCAATCTCATGTTCAATACCGAACTGCTACTCATTATCTACTCAGCACTTGGTTTTTTGGGTATCATCTTCATTCTCCGTTTGCCGGATAAGGAGAACCTTGGTGTGCGGGTTCCGGTGGCTAACCTTCATACGAATCATGACTGGGGACTGATTTTTAAAGCTGTTGTTCCCACTTTTATTATTGCTCTTGGTGCCGGTTTCACTATTCCCTTCATCAATTTATTTTTTGAAAATGTTCATGGAATGAAGTCTGCTTCCTTTTCTCTGATGAATTCTGCGGCCTTTACCTTAGTGGCTCTTGGAGGTTTTATCGTGCCTGAAATCAAAAAGAGATTTGGATACAGGGTGGCTATCACCTTGGTTCAGGCATTTGCGATCATAGCACTTTTCATCATGGGTACGACGGAATGGTACAACCATACTCCCTATGGTATCATGATTGCTGTCGGCACGTTTATCATCCGCCAACCACTGATGAATATGGCCGGACCGATGACCTCAGAATTAACGCTTAGCTATGTAGGAGAGCGTAACCGGGAGATGATTTCGGCTCTCAATGCCGCCATTTGGAGTGGTTGTTGGTTTGCTAGTGCTAAAATCTTCTCCATCCTTCGAGAAGCTAATATTGCCTACTCGAATATCATTTTCATTACCGTGGTTTTATACATTATTGGGGTGGCATGGTATCATGGTTTGATAAAAGCCCATGAAAGAAATAGTGTTGGTGTGAAAGCCTAA
- a CDS encoding PD40 domain-containing protein produces MKIKLLIVIVLTMPHFLFSQSAAQFVKAGDKKFGEGDYYAASLYYTSALKKDKESAALQYKFAESARMFNDYKVAAEAYAEVAASDQESAFPLASFWQGVMLKSSGKYDEAIKQFKLFRGKYRKKDYYILKAQQEIESCLWAKDHLKPNEQINIEHLGKEVNTGASEFNAIHVFPDKLQFSAIRNISTDKKHEKYLARIYNQPPSPESIFLPAGANEEQNIGNGNYSSDTKRFYFTQCEQKDKTTTRCDIYVSRYENYKWSAAEKLSDHVNDPKFTNTHPAPGYDLSGNEILFFASDREGGQGNMDIWTSKLNADGTYQTAVNVGNKINTPGNEVTPFYELNEKRLYFSSDWHYGFGGFDIFESTGESVNWTEPKNLLTPINTPQNDLYYSVASDLSKSYITSNRVGSYFIEAETCCNDIYAFATDKKIKRVVDIPVGEIKKDIVLHQVDSPTIPITILPSFRIDDKVKNIQQQLPVTLYFHNDEPDCCNLRDTTSLDYKQTYEAYTALLNEYKKEFAGNLKKDEKEKAGEEILNLFMKKVDKGYYDLVSFSARLLELLQAGNKIEVTIKGYCSPLNDNAYNIHLGYRRIASLKNYFFHYREAMLIPFLKNGSLTLKNESFGEETAAKGISDSRTDTRNSVYNPAAALERKVEIISVELK; encoded by the coding sequence ATGAAGATAAAACTGCTGATTGTTATTGTGCTTACTATGCCTCACTTCCTGTTCTCACAGAGTGCTGCACAATTCGTTAAAGCCGGAGATAAGAAGTTCGGAGAGGGTGATTACTATGCTGCATCGCTCTATTACACAAGCGCTTTGAAAAAAGACAAGGAGAGCGCAGCGTTACAATATAAATTCGCGGAATCAGCCCGAATGTTTAATGATTATAAAGTAGCTGCGGAGGCTTACGCTGAGGTGGCTGCAAGCGATCAGGAAAGCGCTTTCCCGCTGGCTAGTTTTTGGCAAGGTGTCATGTTAAAGAGTTCAGGTAAGTATGACGAGGCAATCAAACAATTCAAATTGTTCAGAGGTAAGTATCGCAAGAAGGATTATTACATTCTTAAAGCACAACAGGAAATCGAATCTTGCTTATGGGCAAAGGATCATCTAAAACCCAACGAGCAAATCAATATAGAGCATCTGGGCAAGGAGGTAAATACCGGTGCCTCTGAATTTAATGCAATCCATGTATTCCCAGATAAGCTTCAGTTTTCAGCGATCAGAAATATTTCGACGGACAAGAAGCATGAAAAGTATTTGGCGAGAATATATAACCAACCGCCTTCACCTGAAAGTATATTTCTCCCTGCCGGGGCAAACGAAGAGCAAAATATTGGTAATGGCAATTATTCTTCAGATACCAAGAGGTTCTACTTTACTCAGTGCGAGCAAAAAGACAAGACCACTACCCGTTGTGATATTTACGTATCGCGATATGAAAATTATAAATGGAGCGCAGCCGAGAAACTGAGCGACCATGTAAACGATCCCAAATTCACCAATACCCACCCCGCTCCGGGATATGATTTATCGGGCAATGAAATCTTGTTTTTTGCTTCTGACCGAGAGGGTGGGCAGGGAAATATGGATATATGGACGAGTAAGTTGAATGCAGACGGAACCTATCAAACGGCTGTCAACGTCGGCAATAAAATAAATACCCCTGGAAATGAGGTCACTCCGTTTTATGAATTGAACGAAAAGAGACTTTACTTCTCCTCCGATTGGCATTACGGTTTCGGAGGCTTCGACATTTTCGAAAGCACTGGTGAATCGGTCAATTGGACGGAGCCCAAAAACCTACTTACTCCCATTAATACTCCTCAAAATGATTTGTACTATTCCGTAGCTAGTGATCTTTCAAAATCATACATCACCTCCAACCGCGTAGGCTCCTATTTTATTGAAGCAGAAACTTGTTGCAACGATATCTATGCTTTTGCAACCGACAAAAAAATAAAAAGAGTTGTGGACATTCCGGTGGGGGAAATCAAAAAGGATATCGTGCTGCATCAGGTGGATTCACCAACCATACCTATAACTATCCTGCCAAGCTTTCGTATAGATGATAAAGTGAAAAATATTCAACAGCAGCTTCCGGTCACACTTTATTTTCATAATGACGAACCGGATTGCTGCAATCTTCGAGATACCACTTCTCTTGATTATAAGCAAACCTATGAGGCCTACACAGCATTGCTGAATGAATACAAAAAAGAGTTTGCCGGGAATCTGAAAAAAGATGAAAAGGAAAAGGCAGGAGAAGAGATTCTAAATCTCTTTATGAAGAAAGTGGATAAGGGTTATTACGATTTGGTGTCGTTCAGTGCTCGACTTTTAGAACTCTTACAAGCGGGGAATAAAATTGAAGTTACGATCAAGGGATATTGCTCGCCACTAAATGACAATGCCTATAATATCCATTTAGGTTACAGACGTATCGCCTCTTTGAAAAATTATTTCTTCCATTATCGCGAAGCGATGTTGATCCCATTCCTAAAAAATGGTTCTTTGACTTTGAAGAATGAGTCTTTCGGAGAAGAAACCGCAGCAAAGGGGATCAGCGACAGCAGAACAGATACCCGAAACTCCGTCTATAATCCGGCAGCAGCTTTGGAAAGAAAAGTCGAAATTATTTCGGTAGAGCTGAAATAA
- the atpG gene encoding ATP synthase F1 subunit gamma produces the protein MANLKEVRVRITSVNTTQQITKAMKLVAASKLKRAQDRILMMRPYSEKLNEILSNIMSNLGAGVNMAFNREREAKNILIVLVTSDKGLCGGFNSNLIKTAKAVINDRYATQKKNKGLTLLCVGKKGYEFFKKDTDLKMIGDYVSLMQGVNFESSKAVSEMLMKDFSNEKYDVIELIYSQFVNAATQKFKVERFLPVAPPKEKKENKAKADYIFEPEKETLLLELVPKILNTQFFKSLLDTNASEHGARMVAMDSATNNANELIRNLKIQYNRERQAAITKEILEIVGGAAALEEGN, from the coding sequence ATGGCAAACCTTAAAGAAGTACGGGTTCGGATTACCTCCGTCAATACCACACAGCAGATTACCAAAGCGATGAAACTCGTGGCGGCCTCTAAACTCAAACGCGCCCAAGACCGCATCTTGATGATGCGCCCCTATTCTGAGAAACTGAATGAAATCCTCAGCAATATCATGAGTAACTTGGGGGCAGGCGTGAACATGGCCTTCAATCGCGAAAGAGAAGCCAAGAATATTTTGATTGTTCTTGTCACTTCTGATAAAGGGCTTTGCGGTGGATTCAATTCCAACCTGATTAAAACGGCTAAAGCAGTGATCAACGACCGCTACGCTACCCAAAAGAAAAACAAGGGACTTACTTTATTGTGCGTGGGCAAAAAGGGCTATGAGTTTTTCAAAAAAGATACCGATTTGAAAATGATTGGCGACTATGTCAGTCTGATGCAGGGAGTCAATTTTGAAAGTTCAAAGGCTGTTTCAGAAATGCTGATGAAAGATTTTTCCAATGAAAAGTATGATGTGATTGAGCTGATCTATTCTCAGTTTGTCAATGCGGCCACTCAAAAGTTCAAGGTCGAGCGCTTTTTACCAGTGGCGCCACCAAAAGAGAAAAAAGAAAATAAGGCAAAAGCCGATTACATATTTGAACCAGAGAAAGAAACTTTGTTGCTGGAATTAGTTCCAAAGATTCTGAACACCCAGTTTTTCAAATCCTTGTTGGATACCAACGCTTCCGAACACGGTGCGCGCATGGTAGCGATGGATTCGGCAACCAACAACGCCAACGAGTTGATCCGCAACCTCAAAATTCAGTACAACCGCGAACGCCAAGCAGCCATCACGAAAGAAATTCTGGAAATTGTGGGCGGCGCAGCAGCCTTGGAAGAAGGAAATTAA
- the scpB gene encoding SMC-Scp complex subunit ScpB, with amino-acid sequence MENIHQHIEAIVFSSESAVTKEDVVQTMKKAFPDSTLDEQLVEQVLKDLEEKFKSDIFAFELRVIGGGYQFFTKPEYHNTVSVLIGQKEKRRLSTAALETLSIIAYRGPVTKVECEKIRGVNCDYSVEKLLEKELIEVAGRMEDSVGKPIIYKVTQNFLDYFGINSTHELPKLKDILPQPDDNTIGETPEIISDLPAENSVNTDTPDEAP; translated from the coding sequence TTGGAGAACATACACCAACATATCGAAGCCATTGTGTTCAGCTCGGAAAGTGCTGTGACCAAAGAAGATGTGGTGCAGACCATGAAGAAGGCTTTTCCGGACAGCACGCTCGACGAGCAACTGGTGGAACAGGTGTTGAAAGACCTGGAAGAAAAATTCAAGTCCGACATTTTTGCCTTTGAACTGCGCGTGATTGGCGGCGGTTACCAGTTTTTCACCAAACCCGAATATCACAACACCGTGTCGGTGCTCATTGGTCAGAAGGAGAAAAGGCGACTTTCTACTGCTGCCCTCGAAACGCTGTCTATCATTGCCTATCGCGGACCTGTGACCAAGGTGGAATGTGAAAAGATACGCGGCGTGAACTGCGATTACTCAGTTGAAAAATTGTTAGAAAAAGAATTGATTGAGGTGGCAGGCCGCATGGAAGATTCGGTGGGCAAACCCATCATCTATAAAGTAACCCAGAACTTCCTCGACTATTTTGGCATCAACTCCACCCACGAACTGCCCAAACTCAAAGACATCCTGCCTCAACCAGATGATAACACCATTGGTGAAACACCAGAGATTATCTCTGACCTGCCTGCGGAAAACTCGGTAAATACCGACACTCCAGACGAAGCCCCCTAA
- a CDS encoding PorP/SprF family type IX secretion system membrane protein, producing the protein MIKSLQFTAHGLQIRKILLCICIVVSGQLLTVSAQDIHFSQFNFSPLNQNPANTNLFDGDYRFVGNYKNQWPTVPVQYNTFSASVDMNFVTLKNNDRIGGGFLFYFDRAGDSRFTSFHAALSASYTKALDKNGNHSLTGGMQFGLVNRSFDYSKLTFDNQWTGDFFNPNLPVDEQFTRTRFNFFDLGAGLAYRWKKTDRTNVVVGFGAAHLNQPKQSLYNDNSIKLNPRFTVHSRGQVQVSDKIDIVPEFMFQIQSVKYEVDLGAHLKYYIPLKKAHRLALNLGAYSRMADAGWLLAGFDYDQLQVNLSYDVNFSRLTSASRYNGGFEASVIYILARVKKINKPGAICPAFL; encoded by the coding sequence ATGATAAAGAGTTTACAGTTCACGGCTCACGGTTTGCAGATAAGAAAGATCTTACTTTGTATTTGCATCGTGGTCAGCGGCCAACTATTAACTGTCAGCGCACAGGACATTCACTTTTCTCAATTTAACTTCTCTCCGCTCAACCAAAATCCCGCTAACACCAATTTGTTTGATGGTGATTATCGCTTCGTGGGAAATTATAAAAATCAGTGGCCTACGGTTCCGGTTCAATACAATACCTTTTCAGCTTCGGTAGATATGAATTTCGTTACGTTGAAAAACAATGACCGCATAGGTGGAGGATTTCTGTTTTATTTTGATCGTGCAGGTGATTCGCGTTTTACTTCCTTTCATGCTGCACTATCGGCCTCTTATACCAAAGCGCTGGATAAAAATGGAAATCACAGTTTAACCGGAGGAATGCAATTTGGTTTGGTCAATCGCAGCTTTGATTATTCTAAGCTCACTTTTGATAATCAATGGACAGGAGATTTTTTTAACCCAAACCTTCCTGTAGATGAGCAATTTACGCGAACCCGCTTTAATTTTTTCGATTTGGGAGCCGGTCTAGCCTATCGTTGGAAGAAAACTGACCGGACGAATGTGGTAGTGGGCTTTGGTGCCGCGCACTTAAATCAACCAAAACAAAGCCTGTATAATGACAACAGCATTAAGTTGAATCCTCGCTTCACGGTTCATAGCCGCGGACAGGTACAGGTTTCGGACAAAATAGATATTGTTCCCGAATTTATGTTTCAAATTCAAAGTGTAAAATATGAGGTTGATTTGGGGGCACATCTCAAGTATTACATTCCCTTAAAGAAAGCTCACCGGTTGGCGCTGAACCTAGGTGCATACAGCCGTATGGCTGATGCAGGCTGGCTCTTGGCGGGTTTTGATTATGATCAATTACAAGTCAATCTTAGCTATGATGTGAATTTTAGTCGGCTCACCTCTGCCAGTCGCTATAATGGCGGTTTCGAAGCCTCTGTGATTTATATTTTGGCAAGAGTTAAAAAAATCAATAAGCCGGGGGCTATTTGTCCTGCCTTTCTATGA
- a CDS encoding gliding motility-associated C-terminal domain-containing protein, protein MKVFFTGLLLFAVLSSLHATQPCGNCAPLIFKENKGQWEPKVLYKAEIKNGAVFFEENSITFNLFDTRDIIRIKGDHHRMENYKPNIDYTIHYHAFKMKFGSTSGTKPVVAGGAAIKEYFNYFIGNDQSKWASKVRAFEEISYPSLYKGIGLKIASQDGLMKYVYEVKPGIDAKMLKVDFEGVDGLSLNSQGDLVIKTSVGDVIDLKPYAYQMDKGNEVVVACSFNLLENSLQYHFPNGYDASKTLYVDPTLVFSTYSGSTSDNFGFSATFDSKGNAFAAGTVFGTGYPVTVGAYQTSYVGGPNVVFTTGGAYPGDDIGITKYSSDGSQRLYSTYLGGYGQELPHSLITNSLDELYVLGTTSCMDFPVTLLAYDRSFNGGNDPGVFDGIAAHYRDGSDIFISKFSVDGSQLLASTFVGGSGNDGLNYRAGQPYSSPGFLRHNYADEVRGEIEIDLNNNIYVASCTRSADFPRTSNTFQPNFGGGQDACIFKMDANLSTMIWSTTFGGSDDDAAYSVAIDKEENLFVAGGTRSLNFPTHSGAFQTAFGGGEADGFLTHINKNGQVLTASTYYGFKEYDQIYFVDLDKANNVYVFGQADSSQTRYIKNALYNKPNGGQFISKFNKNLDTLVWATSFGRGIAKTDISPTAFLVDVCSNIYACGWGSQGVNNIVGGTGGTTGLDVTSNALKPTTDGQDFYLMVMRDDASALSYGTFLGGDLSEEHVDGGTSRFDRKGVVYQSVCAGCGGHSDFPTTPNAVSRTNNSSNCNVAVFKFDLNLPLIIADFTPQNGCRNLPIPFVNNSSSVLSPSYQWFFGDNQTSSQQNPVHTFAQSGLYEVMLVVTDPGSCNASDTMVRKILVLGGADTTKNLPPITICEAQTTQIGLPPSSDTSFVYQWIPANTLSAANVSNPVASPAQTTTYQLLVSNGDCVDTFYQTVVIFSDVLNVEGNDISCLGDTVRLSVINSQPNQQLTYSWEPANQIISGANTANPVVNPAQNTTFKVKVVNQIGCTVTDSIRINILSQSPAVDAVATPATIELGDTSQISLATSSDVISIRWTPDSTLSAENISDPMAYPKQTHTYYVEVENEQGCRKTDSVTVNVIFPPCDESQLFIPTGFSPNGDGKNDVLYVRASFVANIYFAVYDRWGQKIFETKDITKGWDGSFKGKN, encoded by the coding sequence ATGAAGGTATTTTTTACAGGACTACTTCTTTTTGCCGTTTTATCCAGCTTGCACGCTACCCAGCCCTGCGGTAATTGTGCCCCACTTATTTTTAAAGAAAACAAGGGACAATGGGAGCCGAAGGTTCTCTACAAAGCCGAAATAAAAAACGGTGCGGTTTTTTTTGAAGAAAACAGCATCACCTTCAATTTGTTCGACACCCGCGATATTATCCGCATCAAAGGTGACCATCACCGCATGGAAAACTATAAGCCCAATATAGATTATACCATTCATTACCATGCCTTTAAAATGAAGTTCGGCAGCACGTCCGGCACGAAACCGGTCGTAGCGGGGGGCGCAGCGATTAAAGAATACTTCAATTATTTTATTGGAAATGATCAAAGCAAGTGGGCATCGAAGGTGCGGGCCTTTGAAGAAATCAGTTATCCTTCATTATATAAAGGGATTGGTTTGAAGATAGCCTCGCAGGATGGCCTGATGAAGTATGTGTATGAAGTGAAGCCTGGTATAGATGCGAAAATGCTGAAGGTAGATTTTGAGGGTGTGGATGGGTTGTCGCTGAACAGTCAAGGGGATTTGGTAATTAAAACCTCTGTGGGTGATGTAATCGATTTGAAACCCTATGCCTATCAAATGGATAAAGGAAATGAAGTTGTAGTGGCTTGTAGTTTTAATCTTTTGGAAAATTCATTGCAGTATCATTTCCCGAATGGATATGACGCATCTAAAACACTTTATGTAGATCCTACTTTAGTTTTCTCTACTTATTCCGGTTCAACATCCGATAATTTCGGATTCTCAGCCACCTTCGACAGCAAAGGAAATGCCTTCGCCGCCGGCACAGTTTTCGGCACCGGCTATCCGGTAACGGTGGGTGCCTATCAGACGAGCTATGTAGGAGGCCCCAATGTTGTTTTTACTACCGGAGGGGCTTATCCGGGAGATGATATCGGAATCACAAAATATTCGAGCGACGGCTCACAAAGGTTGTATTCGACTTATCTGGGCGGCTATGGTCAGGAACTGCCTCATAGTTTGATCACTAATTCATTAGATGAGTTATACGTTTTGGGTACCACCAGTTGTATGGATTTTCCGGTCACGTTGCTGGCTTATGATCGAAGTTTCAATGGAGGAAACGACCCCGGAGTGTTTGACGGAATCGCGGCGCATTACCGGGATGGTTCAGATATTTTCATCTCTAAATTTAGTGTGGATGGCAGCCAGTTGCTGGCTTCCACTTTCGTTGGCGGCAGCGGCAACGATGGGTTGAACTATCGCGCCGGTCAGCCTTATTCTTCACCCGGATTTCTGAGACACAATTATGCAGACGAAGTGCGCGGTGAGATTGAGATTGACCTTAACAACAATATCTATGTAGCCTCCTGCACGCGCTCAGCAGACTTCCCCAGAACGTCGAATACCTTTCAGCCAAATTTTGGCGGCGGACAGGATGCCTGTATCTTTAAAATGGATGCTAACCTGAGCACCATGATTTGGAGCACTACCTTTGGTGGGAGCGATGATGATGCTGCCTATTCTGTAGCAATAGATAAAGAGGAAAATCTTTTTGTAGCCGGCGGAACCCGCTCGTTGAATTTTCCTACACACAGCGGTGCTTTTCAAACTGCTTTTGGCGGTGGTGAGGCAGACGGCTTTTTGACTCATATCAATAAGAACGGACAGGTTCTGACTGCCTCAACCTACTATGGATTTAAGGAGTATGATCAAATATATTTTGTTGATCTGGATAAGGCGAACAACGTATATGTGTTCGGGCAGGCAGATAGTTCTCAAACAAGGTACATCAAAAATGCACTCTATAATAAACCCAATGGTGGGCAATTCATTTCCAAGTTTAACAAGAACTTAGATACGCTAGTATGGGCCACCTCCTTTGGCAGGGGCATTGCCAAAACCGATATTTCACCTACGGCATTTCTGGTGGATGTTTGCAGTAATATATATGCTTGTGGTTGGGGAAGCCAGGGGGTAAACAATATAGTAGGTGGCACCGGTGGCACTACCGGTTTGGATGTTACTTCCAATGCGCTGAAACCGACCACCGATGGTCAGGATTTTTATTTGATGGTGATGCGAGATGATGCCTCGGCCTTGTCCTACGGTACATTCCTCGGTGGCGACTTGAGCGAAGAGCATGTGGACGGTGGAACCAGTCGCTTTGACCGAAAGGGAGTAGTCTATCAATCTGTTTGTGCCGGTTGCGGAGGTCATAGCGATTTCCCCACCACACCCAATGCCGTTTCGCGCACCAATAATTCATCGAATTGTAATGTGGCTGTATTTAAGTTTGATTTGAATCTGCCTCTTATTATCGCAGACTTCACTCCGCAAAATGGTTGCCGTAATCTTCCCATTCCTTTTGTCAATAACAGCAGTTCCGTGTTGTCGCCTTCTTATCAATGGTTTTTTGGAGATAACCAGACATCGTCGCAGCAAAATCCGGTACATACTTTCGCTCAATCAGGCTTGTATGAAGTGATGTTGGTAGTAACCGATCCGGGCAGTTGCAATGCAAGTGATACGATGGTGAGAAAAATTTTGGTGCTTGGCGGTGCAGACACCACTAAAAATTTACCGCCCATCACCATTTGTGAAGCACAAACTACGCAGATTGGTTTGCCCCCCAGTTCGGATACTTCATTTGTATATCAATGGATACCTGCAAATACTTTGAGCGCTGCAAATGTTTCTAATCCGGTGGCCTCTCCTGCGCAAACAACTACTTATCAGCTTCTGGTCAGCAATGGCGATTGCGTGGATACCTTTTATCAAACCGTGGTTATCTTTTCTGATGTTCTGAACGTGGAGGGAAATGACATTTCATGTCTGGGTGATACAGTAAGACTTTCCGTCATTAACTCGCAGCCCAATCAACAATTGACATATAGTTGGGAACCTGCCAATCAGATTATATCCGGTGCCAATACTGCGAACCCGGTGGTAAATCCTGCACAGAATACCACCTTTAAGGTCAAGGTGGTTAATCAGATAGGATGCACCGTAACCGACTCTATACGAATCAACATACTTTCTCAATCTCCAGCAGTAGATGCTGTAGCTACTCCTGCCACCATTGAACTGGGTGATACGAGCCAAATTAGCCTGGCCACCAGTTCAGATGTGATTTCTATAAGGTGGACACCGGACTCTACATTGAGTGCAGAGAATATCTCAGATCCTATGGCCTATCCAAAACAAACACATACCTATTATGTAGAGGTAGAGAATGAACAAGGTTGTCGGAAAACAGATTCGGTTACGGTTAATGTAATCTTTCCTCCCTGCGATGAATCTCAACTTTTCATTCCCACCGGCTTCTCTCCGAACGGCGATGGAAAGAATGATGTTTTGTATGTGCGAGCGAGTTTTGTTGCCAATATATATTTTGCTGTTTATGACCGTTGGGGTCAAAAGATTTTTGAAACAAAAGATATAACAAAGGGCTGGGATGGTTCATTCAAAGGAAAAAATTAG
- a CDS encoding rRNA pseudouridine synthase: MPYKKWDKKKKNPVLVAAAKRLIADKPAYSQRKKKPVEAADVQNISKDFPKKRYRSEKDLSSDEKEIYSEDQKIEEESRLNKYIAHAGVASRRAADELIRNGRVKVNGLVVTEMGHKVKPDDKVEFDGKVLSPDKNYYVLLNKPKDFITTVSDEKDRRTVMQLLRGVYTQIKSIKKPRLYPVGRLDRNTTGVLLITNDGALAQKLTHPSGGVKKVYHVVLDKKLLKEDFNKIAEGGVVLEDGIAEVDEIAYPNPKNRAEVGVEIHTGKNRFIRRLFETLGYEVVKLDRVYFSGLTKKDLPRGRWRFLNEEEVRMLRHFI, from the coding sequence ATCCCTTATAAGAAATGGGATAAGAAAAAGAAAAACCCTGTGCTGGTAGCTGCCGCAAAAAGATTGATTGCTGACAAGCCTGCTTATAGTCAGAGAAAAAAGAAACCAGTGGAAGCGGCTGACGTACAAAATATCTCTAAGGATTTCCCCAAAAAAAGATATCGCTCAGAAAAGGATTTGAGTTCTGATGAGAAAGAAATTTATTCTGAGGATCAAAAAATTGAAGAGGAAAGTCGTCTGAATAAATATATAGCTCATGCCGGGGTAGCTTCTCGTCGCGCGGCAGATGAGCTGATAAGAAATGGCCGGGTGAAAGTGAACGGGCTTGTAGTGACCGAGATGGGTCATAAAGTTAAGCCAGACGACAAAGTGGAGTTTGATGGCAAAGTCCTTTCACCGGATAAAAATTATTACGTTCTCCTCAACAAACCCAAGGATTTCATCACGACTGTAAGCGATGAAAAAGATCGCAGAACAGTCATGCAACTGTTGCGAGGTGTCTATACACAGATCAAATCTATCAAGAAGCCTCGCCTTTATCCGGTAGGGAGATTAGACCGTAATACCACCGGTGTATTATTGATTACCAATGACGGCGCACTGGCTCAGAAGCTCACCCATCCAAGTGGTGGAGTGAAAAAAGTCTATCATGTAGTGTTGGATAAAAAACTGCTGAAAGAAGATTTTAATAAAATAGCAGAAGGAGGCGTGGTGCTCGAAGATGGCATTGCCGAGGTGGATGAAATTGCATACCCAAACCCTAAGAACAGAGCGGAAGTAGGTGTAGAGATTCACACCGGCAAGAACCGATTTATTCGCCGCCTGTTTGAAACACTGGGATATGAAGTCGTTAAGCTAGACCGAGTTTATTTTTCCGGCCTCACCAAAAAAGACCTGCCTCGCGGGCGCTGGAGGTTTCTAAACGAAGAAGAAGTTCGGATGCTTCGCCATTTTATATAG
- a CDS encoding DUF433 domain-containing protein: MDNFLQYIAINPEIRFGKPCIKDTRIAVLDILQWLASGMSKEEILSDFPSLKEEHIRAALSYAAHREMHTKLIAA; the protein is encoded by the coding sequence ATGGATAATTTCCTTCAATACATAGCCATCAATCCTGAAATTCGTTTTGGCAAACCGTGTATCAAAGATACCCGCATAGCCGTTTTAGACATCCTGCAATGGCTCGCATCCGGCATGAGCAAGGAAGAAATATTGTCTGACTTTCCCTCTCTTAAAGAAGAACACATCCGGGCAGCGCTTTCATACGCCGCACACCGGGAAATGCATACCAAATTAATCGCGGCATAG